A section of the Phaseolus vulgaris cultivar G19833 chromosome 8, P. vulgaris v2.0, whole genome shotgun sequence genome encodes:
- the LOC137825856 gene encoding uncharacterized protein isoform X2 — protein sequence MFCCLHYTDFIKNCVVYVTSEVHSRVSHKEGLWSQLLICLFLLVCVQLCGTMEGRMGLLFLVVLGAAWACDAREVPNLDQMRNYTANTELKTKLDMCALCEEYTTKALEYIKQNMTDEEIIDTLHNTCHLLPSFKQKCIALVDYYTPIFLSEVASLKPREFCHKIDICQLTEHISLQVQEDACEFCEETVSTLLVKLKDSDTKLEIIETLLKLCNAVEKYANKCKRMVFEYGLLVFDNAEKFLENVDICTVVHACKSSEVASEQALLSDS from the exons ATGTTTTGTTGTCTTCATTATACCGACTTTATTAAGAATTGTGTTGTCTATGTAACTTCTGAAGTACATTCAAGAGTTTCACATAAAGAAGGTTTATGGTCTCAGCTCTTGATATGCCTTTTTCTGCTTGTGTGTGTGCAACTTTGTG GAACCATGGAAGGGAGGATGGGACTCTTGTTTCTTGTTGTATTGGGTGCTGCTTGGGCTTGTGATGCAAGAGAAGTGCCCAACCTTGATCAAATGAGAAATTATACAGCAAACACTG AACTAAAAACAAAACTGGATATGTGTGCACTTTGTGAGGAATATACTACCAAGGCACTTGAATATATAAAGCAAAACATGACCGATGAAGAGATCATTGATACCCTGCACAACACATGCCACCTGCTTCCCTCTTTCAAGCAGAAG TGCATTGCTTTGGTAGACTATTATACTCCTATTTTCCTCTCGGAAGTAGCTTCACTTAAGCCTAGAGAATTCTGCCACAAGATCGATATCTGTCAGCTCACTGAACATATTTCTCTGCAAGTTCAAGAAGATGCCTGTGAGTTTTGCGAAGAAACTGTTTCAACTCTGTTGGTTAAGTTGAAAGATAGTGACACTAAG CTAGAGATAATTGAGACACTACTGAAGTTGTGCAATGCAGTGGAGAAGTATGCAAATAAG TGCAAGAGAATGGTTTTCGAGTATGGACTCTTGGTTTTTGACAATGCTGAGAAATTCCTGGAGAATGTAGATATATGCACTGTAGTACATGCCTGCAAATCTTCAGAAGTAGCTAGCGAGCAAGCTCTTCTTTCAGACTCTTAA
- the LOC137825856 gene encoding uncharacterized protein isoform X1, which yields MFCCLHYTDFIKNCVVYVTSEVHSRVSHKEGLWSQLLICLFLLVCVQLCGTMEGRMGLLFLVVLGAAWACDAREVPNLDQMRNYTANTGISELKTKLDMCALCEEYTTKALEYIKQNMTDEEIIDTLHNTCHLLPSFKQKCIALVDYYTPIFLSEVASLKPREFCHKIDICQLTEHISLQVQEDACEFCEETVSTLLVKLKDSDTKLEIIETLLKLCNAVEKYANKCKRMVFEYGLLVFDNAEKFLENVDICTVVHACKSSEVASEQALLSDS from the exons ATGTTTTGTTGTCTTCATTATACCGACTTTATTAAGAATTGTGTTGTCTATGTAACTTCTGAAGTACATTCAAGAGTTTCACATAAAGAAGGTTTATGGTCTCAGCTCTTGATATGCCTTTTTCTGCTTGTGTGTGTGCAACTTTGTG GAACCATGGAAGGGAGGATGGGACTCTTGTTTCTTGTTGTATTGGGTGCTGCTTGGGCTTGTGATGCAAGAGAAGTGCCCAACCTTGATCAAATGAGAAATTATACAGCAAACACTGGTATTTCTG AACTAAAAACAAAACTGGATATGTGTGCACTTTGTGAGGAATATACTACCAAGGCACTTGAATATATAAAGCAAAACATGACCGATGAAGAGATCATTGATACCCTGCACAACACATGCCACCTGCTTCCCTCTTTCAAGCAGAAG TGCATTGCTTTGGTAGACTATTATACTCCTATTTTCCTCTCGGAAGTAGCTTCACTTAAGCCTAGAGAATTCTGCCACAAGATCGATATCTGTCAGCTCACTGAACATATTTCTCTGCAAGTTCAAGAAGATGCCTGTGAGTTTTGCGAAGAAACTGTTTCAACTCTGTTGGTTAAGTTGAAAGATAGTGACACTAAG CTAGAGATAATTGAGACACTACTGAAGTTGTGCAATGCAGTGGAGAAGTATGCAAATAAG TGCAAGAGAATGGTTTTCGAGTATGGACTCTTGGTTTTTGACAATGCTGAGAAATTCCTGGAGAATGTAGATATATGCACTGTAGTACATGCCTGCAAATCTTCAGAAGTAGCTAGCGAGCAAGCTCTTCTTTCAGACTCTTAA
- the LOC137825856 gene encoding uncharacterized protein isoform X6: MEGRMGLLFLVVLGAAWACDAREVPNLDQMRNYTANTELKTKLDMCALCEEYTTKALEYIKQNMTDEEIIDTLHNTCHLLPSFKQKCIALVDYYTPIFLSEVASLKPREFCHKIDICQLTEHISLQVQEDACEFCEETVSTLLVKLKDSDTKLEIIETLLKLCNAVEKYANKCKRMVFEYGLLVFDNAEKFLENVDICTVVHACKSSEVASEQALLSDS; encoded by the exons ATGGAAGGGAGGATGGGACTCTTGTTTCTTGTTGTATTGGGTGCTGCTTGGGCTTGTGATGCAAGAGAAGTGCCCAACCTTGATCAAATGAGAAATTATACAGCAAACACTG AACTAAAAACAAAACTGGATATGTGTGCACTTTGTGAGGAATATACTACCAAGGCACTTGAATATATAAAGCAAAACATGACCGATGAAGAGATCATTGATACCCTGCACAACACATGCCACCTGCTTCCCTCTTTCAAGCAGAAG TGCATTGCTTTGGTAGACTATTATACTCCTATTTTCCTCTCGGAAGTAGCTTCACTTAAGCCTAGAGAATTCTGCCACAAGATCGATATCTGTCAGCTCACTGAACATATTTCTCTGCAAGTTCAAGAAGATGCCTGTGAGTTTTGCGAAGAAACTGTTTCAACTCTGTTGGTTAAGTTGAAAGATAGTGACACTAAG CTAGAGATAATTGAGACACTACTGAAGTTGTGCAATGCAGTGGAGAAGTATGCAAATAAG TGCAAGAGAATGGTTTTCGAGTATGGACTCTTGGTTTTTGACAATGCTGAGAAATTCCTGGAGAATGTAGATATATGCACTGTAGTACATGCCTGCAAATCTTCAGAAGTAGCTAGCGAGCAAGCTCTTCTTTCAGACTCTTAA
- the LOC137825856 gene encoding uncharacterized protein isoform X4, with translation MFCCLHYTDFIKNCVVYVTSEVHSRVSHKEGTMEGRMGLLFLVVLGAAWACDAREVPNLDQMRNYTANTELKTKLDMCALCEEYTTKALEYIKQNMTDEEIIDTLHNTCHLLPSFKQKCIALVDYYTPIFLSEVASLKPREFCHKIDICQLTEHISLQVQEDACEFCEETVSTLLVKLKDSDTKLEIIETLLKLCNAVEKYANKCKRMVFEYGLLVFDNAEKFLENVDICTVVHACKSSEVASEQALLSDS, from the exons ATGTTTTGTTGTCTTCATTATACCGACTTTATTAAGAATTGTGTTGTCTATGTAACTTCTGAAGTACATTCAAGAGTTTCACATAAAGAAG GAACCATGGAAGGGAGGATGGGACTCTTGTTTCTTGTTGTATTGGGTGCTGCTTGGGCTTGTGATGCAAGAGAAGTGCCCAACCTTGATCAAATGAGAAATTATACAGCAAACACTG AACTAAAAACAAAACTGGATATGTGTGCACTTTGTGAGGAATATACTACCAAGGCACTTGAATATATAAAGCAAAACATGACCGATGAAGAGATCATTGATACCCTGCACAACACATGCCACCTGCTTCCCTCTTTCAAGCAGAAG TGCATTGCTTTGGTAGACTATTATACTCCTATTTTCCTCTCGGAAGTAGCTTCACTTAAGCCTAGAGAATTCTGCCACAAGATCGATATCTGTCAGCTCACTGAACATATTTCTCTGCAAGTTCAAGAAGATGCCTGTGAGTTTTGCGAAGAAACTGTTTCAACTCTGTTGGTTAAGTTGAAAGATAGTGACACTAAG CTAGAGATAATTGAGACACTACTGAAGTTGTGCAATGCAGTGGAGAAGTATGCAAATAAG TGCAAGAGAATGGTTTTCGAGTATGGACTCTTGGTTTTTGACAATGCTGAGAAATTCCTGGAGAATGTAGATATATGCACTGTAGTACATGCCTGCAAATCTTCAGAAGTAGCTAGCGAGCAAGCTCTTCTTTCAGACTCTTAA
- the LOC137825856 gene encoding uncharacterized protein isoform X3 encodes MFCCLHYTDFIKNCVVYVTSEVHSRVSHKEGTMEGRMGLLFLVVLGAAWACDAREVPNLDQMRNYTANTGISELKTKLDMCALCEEYTTKALEYIKQNMTDEEIIDTLHNTCHLLPSFKQKCIALVDYYTPIFLSEVASLKPREFCHKIDICQLTEHISLQVQEDACEFCEETVSTLLVKLKDSDTKLEIIETLLKLCNAVEKYANKCKRMVFEYGLLVFDNAEKFLENVDICTVVHACKSSEVASEQALLSDS; translated from the exons ATGTTTTGTTGTCTTCATTATACCGACTTTATTAAGAATTGTGTTGTCTATGTAACTTCTGAAGTACATTCAAGAGTTTCACATAAAGAAG GAACCATGGAAGGGAGGATGGGACTCTTGTTTCTTGTTGTATTGGGTGCTGCTTGGGCTTGTGATGCAAGAGAAGTGCCCAACCTTGATCAAATGAGAAATTATACAGCAAACACTGGTATTTCTG AACTAAAAACAAAACTGGATATGTGTGCACTTTGTGAGGAATATACTACCAAGGCACTTGAATATATAAAGCAAAACATGACCGATGAAGAGATCATTGATACCCTGCACAACACATGCCACCTGCTTCCCTCTTTCAAGCAGAAG TGCATTGCTTTGGTAGACTATTATACTCCTATTTTCCTCTCGGAAGTAGCTTCACTTAAGCCTAGAGAATTCTGCCACAAGATCGATATCTGTCAGCTCACTGAACATATTTCTCTGCAAGTTCAAGAAGATGCCTGTGAGTTTTGCGAAGAAACTGTTTCAACTCTGTTGGTTAAGTTGAAAGATAGTGACACTAAG CTAGAGATAATTGAGACACTACTGAAGTTGTGCAATGCAGTGGAGAAGTATGCAAATAAG TGCAAGAGAATGGTTTTCGAGTATGGACTCTTGGTTTTTGACAATGCTGAGAAATTCCTGGAGAATGTAGATATATGCACTGTAGTACATGCCTGCAAATCTTCAGAAGTAGCTAGCGAGCAAGCTCTTCTTTCAGACTCTTAA
- the LOC137825856 gene encoding uncharacterized protein isoform X5 → MEGRMGLLFLVVLGAAWACDAREVPNLDQMRNYTANTGISELKTKLDMCALCEEYTTKALEYIKQNMTDEEIIDTLHNTCHLLPSFKQKCIALVDYYTPIFLSEVASLKPREFCHKIDICQLTEHISLQVQEDACEFCEETVSTLLVKLKDSDTKLEIIETLLKLCNAVEKYANKCKRMVFEYGLLVFDNAEKFLENVDICTVVHACKSSEVASEQALLSDS, encoded by the exons ATGGAAGGGAGGATGGGACTCTTGTTTCTTGTTGTATTGGGTGCTGCTTGGGCTTGTGATGCAAGAGAAGTGCCCAACCTTGATCAAATGAGAAATTATACAGCAAACACTGGTATTTCTG AACTAAAAACAAAACTGGATATGTGTGCACTTTGTGAGGAATATACTACCAAGGCACTTGAATATATAAAGCAAAACATGACCGATGAAGAGATCATTGATACCCTGCACAACACATGCCACCTGCTTCCCTCTTTCAAGCAGAAG TGCATTGCTTTGGTAGACTATTATACTCCTATTTTCCTCTCGGAAGTAGCTTCACTTAAGCCTAGAGAATTCTGCCACAAGATCGATATCTGTCAGCTCACTGAACATATTTCTCTGCAAGTTCAAGAAGATGCCTGTGAGTTTTGCGAAGAAACTGTTTCAACTCTGTTGGTTAAGTTGAAAGATAGTGACACTAAG CTAGAGATAATTGAGACACTACTGAAGTTGTGCAATGCAGTGGAGAAGTATGCAAATAAG TGCAAGAGAATGGTTTTCGAGTATGGACTCTTGGTTTTTGACAATGCTGAGAAATTCCTGGAGAATGTAGATATATGCACTGTAGTACATGCCTGCAAATCTTCAGAAGTAGCTAGCGAGCAAGCTCTTCTTTCAGACTCTTAA